Proteins co-encoded in one Candidatus Bealeia paramacronuclearis genomic window:
- a CDS encoding ABC transporter permease has protein sequence MFYIAFKMLVGDRGKYLGIILGISFASLIMTQQPAIFSGLMTRTYSFITDLGLPDIWVMDPTVRYVDDGKTMPEKNLYRVASIDGVAWAKPLYKGNIQARLNTGTYQNCNLIGIDDTTLIGAPAQLIQGNIEGLWQADAVIVNEEGANDKLANPPVTSGGPKIPLRVGQEIELNDHRAVVVGIAKSTRTFQSLPVIFTTYSRAKQFVPPQRNLLSYVLVKAKPGQDIDQLVHRIEKQSGLKALPREKFKDSTIDYYFKYTGIPINFGVSVLLGFLVGAIIAGQTFYSFTYENLRYYGVLKAMGVADRTLLLMIVFQSLIVCFIGYGLGIAGTAIFAYFTKNSLLAFRFPWQLMVFSVFGVTVISALAALISIRKVLKLEPAIVFKS, from the coding sequence GTGTTTTATATTGCCTTTAAAATGCTGGTGGGGGATCGAGGAAAATATTTAGGGATTATCCTGGGCATTTCCTTTGCGTCACTCATCATGACACAACAGCCCGCAATTTTCTCAGGGCTTATGACCCGAACTTATAGCTTTATTACTGATTTGGGGCTTCCTGATATTTGGGTAATGGATCCGACCGTTCGTTATGTGGATGATGGCAAAACCATGCCTGAAAAAAATCTCTATCGTGTAGCAAGTATTGATGGTGTGGCTTGGGCCAAACCGCTTTACAAAGGCAATATTCAAGCACGTCTCAATACAGGCACCTATCAAAATTGCAACTTGATTGGAATTGATGACACGACATTGATCGGAGCCCCGGCTCAATTGATCCAAGGAAATATTGAAGGATTGTGGCAGGCGGATGCTGTCATCGTCAATGAAGAGGGGGCTAATGATAAGCTGGCAAACCCTCCCGTAACTTCAGGCGGTCCTAAAATCCCCCTTCGTGTAGGTCAAGAAATTGAACTTAATGATCATCGGGCTGTGGTGGTGGGAATTGCTAAATCTACCCGAACTTTCCAGTCGTTGCCAGTTATTTTTACAACGTATTCACGCGCCAAGCAATTTGTGCCGCCGCAAAGAAACCTTTTGAGTTATGTGCTGGTTAAAGCCAAACCTGGTCAAGATATCGATCAGCTCGTCCACAGAATTGAAAAGCAATCAGGACTTAAAGCCTTGCCTCGAGAAAAATTTAAAGATTCCACCATCGACTATTATTTCAAATATACGGGGATTCCCATTAACTTTGGGGTTTCCGTTTTGCTGGGGTTTTTGGTGGGCGCTATTATTGCGGGGCAAACCTTTTATAGTTTTACTTATGAAAACCTAAGATACTATGGAGTTCTGAAAGCCATGGGTGTTGCGGACAGAACATTGCTTTTGATGATTGTATTTCAATCGCTGATTGTTTGCTTTATTGGCTATGGTTTGGGGATTGCAGGAACCGCAATTTTTGCCTACTTCACCAAAAATTCTCTTTTGGCTTTTCGATTTCCCTGGCAACTGATGGTTTTTAGTGTTTTCGGCGTGACTGTGATTTCAGCCCTTGCGGCCCTTATTAGCATTCGCAAAGTTCTTAAACTTGAACCTGCAATCGTCTTTAAGAGTTAA
- a CDS encoding ABC transporter ATP-binding protein, which yields MNSLAVKCHNITKTYGTGSTQVVALRGVDLEVKAGELLMLAGPSGCGKTTLISIIAGILFQDQGTCELFSHSFNQMAPREQIAFRAKNIGFVFQSFNLIPSLTIAENVAVPLIIGGVPRKEATERGAEVLDKLGLGDRVESFPANLSGGQQQRVAIGRALVHNPRLIVCDEPTSALDGSTGYKIMEILKSVAMEGDRALIVVTHDSRIFQFSDRIAKMEDGKIIKIINDHREFEG from the coding sequence ATGAACTCTCTTGCTGTCAAATGTCATAATATTACAAAAACGTATGGTACAGGTTCAACGCAAGTTGTGGCATTAAGAGGTGTTGATCTTGAGGTTAAGGCTGGCGAGCTTTTGATGTTGGCTGGACCTTCGGGATGCGGGAAAACTACACTGATTTCCATTATTGCAGGGATTCTTTTTCAAGATCAGGGAACGTGTGAATTATTTAGTCATTCTTTTAATCAAATGGCACCACGTGAGCAAATTGCGTTTCGTGCAAAAAACATTGGATTTGTCTTTCAAAGTTTTAATTTGATTCCGTCCCTCACCATTGCTGAAAATGTAGCCGTCCCTCTTATTATTGGGGGAGTCCCCCGCAAAGAGGCAACAGAGCGGGGGGCAGAAGTTTTAGACAAGTTGGGGCTTGGAGATCGGGTTGAATCTTTCCCCGCCAATCTTTCAGGCGGCCAGCAACAACGTGTAGCCATTGGTCGTGCTCTTGTTCATAATCCGCGATTAATTGTCTGTGATGAGCCGACAAGTGCTTTGGATGGTAGTACCGGATACAAGATCATGGAGATTTTAAAGTCTGTGGCGATGGAAGGCGATCGTGCTTTGATTGTCGTCACTCATGACAGTCGTATTTTTCAATTTTCTGACCGAATTGCCAAAATGGAAGATGGAAAAATTATCAAAATTATTAATGATCACCGAGAGTTTGAAGGATAG
- a CDS encoding efflux RND transporter periplasmic adaptor subunit, which produces MPKKIINLNRVLTALAIIGILSGLWMVIKDQKKAPVSQPAVIPSTSPYESFISASGIIEAKSENLNLGTIVGGAVDKVLVEVGDKVKKGQPLFTLDMREAQADVALKLAQFEESKTALEQARANLKSSKDNLGFLEKVSDKRAIAQEDLTTRQNAVFVNEAALKNAEAILQSAKKSLEVSETTLSLYTIRAPLDCEILQVNIHPGEYAAAAVLTTPLMLIGSVQDYHVRVQIDENEAWRFKKESPAEAILRGNIHFKTPLQFKYIEPYVIPKQSLTGDATERVDTRVLEVVYAYDPETFPGYMGQQVDVYIKADKIPASLTYGGPGVPVQ; this is translated from the coding sequence ATGCCAAAAAAAATAATAAACCTCAATCGTGTTCTAACCGCATTGGCCATCATAGGAATTTTGTCAGGTCTTTGGATGGTGATCAAAGATCAAAAAAAAGCCCCCGTTTCTCAGCCTGCGGTGATACCCTCTACTTCGCCTTACGAAAGTTTTATTTCGGCCTCAGGAATTATTGAGGCCAAAAGTGAGAACCTTAATTTGGGAACCATCGTGGGGGGGGCTGTCGATAAGGTTTTGGTCGAAGTTGGGGACAAAGTTAAAAAAGGTCAGCCGCTTTTTACTTTGGATATGAGGGAAGCGCAAGCCGACGTAGCTTTGAAGCTCGCACAATTCGAAGAGTCCAAAACGGCATTGGAGCAAGCACGTGCGAATTTAAAATCGTCGAAAGATAATCTTGGATTTTTAGAAAAAGTTTCTGATAAACGCGCCATTGCACAAGAAGATCTCACAACGCGTCAAAATGCGGTTTTCGTTAATGAGGCGGCTTTAAAAAATGCAGAGGCAATTCTTCAGTCTGCAAAAAAATCTCTTGAGGTTTCTGAGACAACATTAAGCCTTTATACCATTCGTGCCCCCTTAGATTGTGAGATTCTACAAGTCAATATTCACCCTGGTGAATATGCTGCGGCTGCGGTACTCACCACACCTTTGATGCTCATTGGAAGTGTTCAGGACTATCACGTGCGCGTTCAAATTGATGAAAATGAAGCGTGGAGATTTAAAAAAGAATCTCCAGCAGAAGCAATTTTACGCGGCAACATTCATTTTAAAACACCACTTCAATTTAAATATATTGAGCCTTACGTTATACCGAAACAATCACTTACGGGAGATGCCACTGAGCGCGTGGACACCCGCGTTCTTGAGGTGGTTTATGCCTATGATCCTGAAACATTTCCCGGGTATATGGGACAACAAGTGGATGTCTATATTAAAGCGGATAAAATTCCAGCCTCCCTTACTTATGGTGGCCCTGGAGTGCCCGTACAATGA
- a CDS encoding TolC family protein — protein sequence MKRALISLSCLLSACAIGPDYEKPEFEVPDVWENAGSQNPERDLKIEAEWWKSFQDPLLTELVEEAVKSNPTYLQALSLIQEARAQVKSATAGLFPEIDGTGSYSHNLNSLNVNSGGSGGKRVRESDAYALGFDTSWEIDLFGRLRRADEAAKATFEGDVANGQDILLSLIAEVAQNYVLLRQYQQQLLVTQKNAKSWDELYNLNVSLFQAGHISEFSVLEAKTSRDQTRSQIAPLEANVKTTLHQLAILTGKPPASLYDKLSEPHPIPQVSGEIFADLPSALLERRPDIRKAERNLASNTAQIGLAMGDLFPKFSFTGNLGYNSSKGSNFFDHTSFNASFGPTFTWDIIDFGRVRANIEAQEAIKDQSYYQYKSVLLSALQDVENGLVNLSSEGKRHENLYAALTASQGVVDLSLSEYQAGVIDFLTVLTAKTVRNTNELNFIQSQAALSVDAIALYKALGGGWETILKSSKPQSTLLSIFPKVSSDPDDPGAL from the coding sequence ATGAAACGTGCTCTCATCTCGTTAAGTTGTCTCTTGAGCGCGTGCGCAATTGGGCCTGATTATGAAAAACCAGAATTTGAAGTCCCCGATGTATGGGAAAATGCAGGATCCCAAAATCCAGAACGGGATCTGAAAATTGAGGCGGAATGGTGGAAGTCATTTCAGGACCCTCTTTTAACGGAATTGGTGGAAGAGGCTGTTAAATCAAATCCGACTTATCTTCAGGCGCTTTCGCTCATTCAAGAAGCGCGGGCTCAAGTCAAAAGTGCAACTGCAGGGTTATTTCCTGAGATTGATGGGACGGGGTCTTACTCACATAATCTCAATAGTCTAAATGTTAATTCGGGGGGGAGCGGTGGAAAGAGGGTCCGCGAAAGCGATGCATATGCATTGGGTTTTGACACCAGTTGGGAAATTGATCTTTTCGGGCGTCTCAGGAGAGCGGATGAGGCGGCCAAAGCCACCTTTGAAGGGGATGTTGCCAATGGGCAGGATATTCTTTTGAGTTTGATTGCGGAGGTCGCCCAAAATTATGTTCTTTTAAGACAATATCAACAGCAGCTTTTGGTGACACAAAAAAACGCCAAAAGCTGGGATGAGCTTTATAATTTAAATGTATCGTTATTCCAAGCGGGGCACATTTCAGAATTTTCTGTTCTCGAGGCCAAAACTTCTCGTGATCAAACACGTAGCCAAATTGCACCTCTTGAAGCCAATGTTAAAACAACCCTTCATCAATTAGCGATCCTTACAGGAAAGCCGCCCGCTAGTCTCTATGATAAGCTCTCAGAACCCCATCCTATCCCCCAAGTTTCGGGTGAAATCTTTGCAGATCTTCCTTCAGCTCTGTTGGAAAGGCGACCTGATATTAGGAAGGCTGAGCGTAATTTGGCATCAAATACGGCACAAATTGGTTTGGCTATGGGTGATCTTTTCCCGAAGTTTTCATTCACGGGGAACCTTGGGTATAACAGTAGCAAAGGCTCTAACTTTTTCGATCACACCAGTTTTAACGCATCATTTGGTCCTACGTTTACATGGGACATAATAGATTTTGGTCGAGTCCGTGCCAATATCGAAGCGCAGGAAGCGATAAAAGATCAAAGTTATTATCAATATAAGAGTGTTCTTCTTTCCGCGCTTCAAGATGTGGAAAATGGACTTGTGAATCTCTCCTCTGAAGGCAAGCGCCACGAAAATCTTTATGCGGCTTTAACTGCGAGCCAAGGTGTTGTTGATTTAAGTCTTTCGGAATATCAAGCAGGAGTTATTGATTTTCTGACTGTGCTCACGGCTAAAACAGTAAGGAACACAAATGAGTTGAATTTTATTCAAAGTCAAGCGGCCTTGAGCGTTGATGCCATTGCACTTTATAAAGCGTTGGGTGGCGGTTGGGAGACCATCCTTAAATCTTCAAAGCCTCAATCCACGCTTTTGTCAATTTTTCCGAAAGTGAGTTCTGACCCAGACGATCCTGGAGCATTGTAA